A single window of Microbispora hainanensis DNA harbors:
- a CDS encoding branched-chain amino acid ABC transporter permease, which produces MAVFLELLVNGISVGAVYALIALGFVVIFKATEVVNFTHASLLLAGGYVIARLHPLIGFWAALAAGIAAAAVVGALVEFLILRRAHVGSRGVLAIVTIGVDILLTTELTRQIGTEVLALGDPWGDRVLHFGPVTVAETRVVALVVAAALIVAFLLAFKFTGWGVAMRATAEDAETAALMGVRLGRVSLSAWAVAGALAAVAAMFLCVFPTPGLDRGTAAAAMKAFPAAILGGLDSTTGALAGGLIVGVTETLMSGYQSELAFLGRGIGDAAPFLVMIVILLLRPAGLFGTKEPARV; this is translated from the coding sequence ATGGCGGTCTTCCTGGAGCTGCTCGTCAACGGGATCTCGGTCGGGGCCGTGTACGCGCTGATCGCGCTCGGCTTCGTGGTGATCTTCAAGGCGACCGAGGTGGTCAACTTCACGCACGCGTCGCTGCTGCTGGCGGGCGGCTACGTGATCGCCCGGCTGCACCCGCTGATCGGGTTCTGGGCGGCGCTGGCGGCCGGGATCGCGGCGGCGGCGGTGGTCGGCGCGCTGGTGGAGTTCCTGATCCTGCGGCGGGCGCACGTCGGCTCGCGCGGTGTGCTGGCCATCGTCACGATCGGCGTGGACATCCTGCTCACGACCGAGCTCACCCGGCAGATCGGCACCGAGGTGCTCGCCCTCGGCGATCCATGGGGCGACCGGGTGCTGCACTTCGGGCCGGTCACGGTCGCCGAGACCCGTGTCGTGGCCCTCGTGGTCGCCGCCGCGCTGATCGTGGCGTTCCTGCTCGCCTTCAAGTTCACCGGCTGGGGCGTGGCGATGCGCGCCACGGCCGAGGACGCGGAGACCGCCGCGCTGATGGGCGTACGGCTCGGCCGCGTCTCGCTCAGCGCGTGGGCCGTCGCCGGGGCGCTGGCCGCGGTCGCGGCGATGTTCCTGTGCGTGTTCCCGACGCCGGGCCTCGACAGAGGGACGGCCGCGGCGGCGATGAAGGCGTTCCCCGCGGCCATCCTCGGCGGGCTCGACTCGACCACGGGCGCGCTGGCCGGCGGCCTGATCGTGGGCGTCACCGAAACGCTGATGAGCGGCTACCAGAGCGAGCTCGCCTTCCTGGGCCGCGGCATCGGCGACGCCGCGCCGTTCCTCGTGATGATCGTGATCCTGCTGCTGCGGCCCGCCGGGCTGTTCGGCACGAAGGAGCCGGCCCGTGTCTGA
- a CDS encoding ABC transporter ATP-binding protein produces the protein MDGMTHRRGEPRAYPARRRRIPLRNQPVGTVGGDGPAELVVSEVTVRFAGLTALDAVSFTVAPGSVHALIGPNGAGKSTCFNVLSGVYRATSGSVRFGGAELTSLRPHQVAALGVARTFQNIALSPHLTVRDNLMLGRHRLTRAGFVSAGLRLPAARHEAVRHGARVAEIAEFAGVGDALSIPVGLLPYGVQKRVELARALCMEPRLLLLDEPVAGMNGGERREMAGLIESVRESLGISILLVEHDMGMVMRIADAVTVLDFGRRIADGPPEEVQRDPEVVRAYLGDFGRPSDERGEA, from the coding sequence ATGGACGGCATGACCCACCGCCGCGGCGAGCCGCGCGCGTACCCGGCGAGGCGGCGACGCATACCCCTGAGAAACCAACCGGTCGGTACGGTCGGCGGCGACGGCCCGGCGGAGCTCGTGGTCAGCGAGGTGACGGTGCGCTTCGCCGGGCTCACCGCCCTCGACGCGGTGAGCTTCACCGTGGCCCCCGGCAGCGTGCACGCGCTGATCGGCCCTAACGGCGCGGGCAAGTCCACCTGCTTCAACGTGCTGTCGGGCGTCTACCGCGCCACCTCGGGCAGCGTGCGCTTCGGCGGCGCCGAGCTGACGTCGCTGCGCCCGCACCAGGTGGCCGCGCTGGGCGTGGCGCGGACGTTCCAGAACATCGCCCTGTCGCCCCACCTGACGGTGCGCGACAACCTCATGCTCGGGCGGCACCGCCTGACCCGTGCCGGCTTCGTCTCGGCCGGCCTGCGGCTGCCCGCGGCCAGGCACGAGGCCGTACGGCACGGCGCGCGGGTGGCGGAGATCGCGGAGTTCGCGGGCGTCGGCGACGCGCTGTCCATCCCCGTGGGGCTGCTGCCGTACGGCGTGCAGAAGCGGGTGGAGCTGGCCCGCGCGCTGTGCATGGAGCCGCGGCTGCTCCTGCTGGACGAGCCGGTGGCGGGGATGAACGGCGGCGAGCGGCGCGAGATGGCCGGCCTCATCGAGTCGGTGCGCGAGAGCCTCGGCATCTCGATCCTGCTGGTCGAGCACGACATGGGCATGGTCATGCGGATCGCCGACGCGGTGACCGTGCTCGACTTCGGCAGGCGCATCGCCGACGGGCCACCCGAGGAGGTCCAGCGCGACCCCGAGGTGGTCCGCGCCTATCTCGGCGACTTCGGCCGCCCCTCCGATGAACGGGGGGAGGCGTGA
- a CDS encoding ABC transporter ATP-binding protein, with product MSGEAGPETDGPRIEGPRIADPEETGGLDIRGLDVRYGPVRALRGVHLSVPVGTVAAVLGANGAGKTTLLRAVSGTLRFHRGAITSGTVAFGGFRLDRVPAAAVVRRGVVQVPEGRRVFARMTVAENLRAGALGVPGRRAAEGRERVFELFPVLAERAHQRAGLLSGGEQQMLAIGRALMAGPSLLLLDEPTLGLAPLMAARIADTVRQINAQGTSVLLVEQNAAMALALAERAYVLEVGEVALSGPAADLAASDEVRRRYLGVGTPETDRPVGTGPGPAPDSATGSATGSARDSATGSARDSATEKHERTRLARWTA from the coding sequence ATGTCTGGTGAGGCGGGCCCGGAGACCGACGGCCCGAGGATCGAGGGCCCGCGGATCGCGGACCCCGAGGAGACCGGTGGCCTCGATATCAGGGGCCTGGATGTGCGATACGGCCCCGTGCGCGCCCTGCGCGGCGTCCATCTGTCCGTGCCCGTGGGCACGGTGGCCGCGGTGCTCGGCGCGAACGGCGCGGGCAAGACGACGCTGCTGCGTGCCGTGTCGGGGACGCTGCGGTTCCACCGGGGCGCGATCACGTCGGGGACGGTCGCCTTCGGCGGATTCCGGCTCGACAGGGTGCCGGCCGCGGCGGTCGTACGGCGCGGCGTGGTCCAGGTGCCGGAGGGGCGACGGGTGTTCGCCCGCATGACGGTGGCCGAGAACCTCCGCGCCGGAGCGCTGGGCGTGCCGGGCAGGCGCGCGGCGGAGGGCCGCGAGCGGGTGTTCGAGCTCTTCCCGGTGCTGGCCGAGCGGGCCCACCAGCGGGCGGGCCTGCTGTCGGGCGGCGAGCAGCAGATGCTGGCGATCGGACGGGCGCTCATGGCCGGGCCGTCGCTGCTGCTGCTCGACGAGCCCACGCTCGGGCTGGCGCCGCTGATGGCGGCCCGGATCGCCGACACCGTGCGGCAGATCAACGCCCAGGGGACGTCGGTGCTGCTGGTGGAGCAGAACGCGGCCATGGCGCTCGCGCTGGCCGAGCGGGCGTACGTGCTGGAGGTCGGCGAGGTGGCGCTGTCGGGCCCGGCGGCGGACCTCGCGGCCAGCGACGAGGTGCGCCGCCGCTATCTCGGCGTCGGCACGCCCGAGACAGACCGACCGGTCGGTACCGGCCCCGGCCCTGCCCCAGACTCTGCGACCGGCTCCGCGACCGGCTCCGCCCGCGACTCTGCGACCGGCTCTGCCCGCGACTCTGCGACCGAGAAGCACGAGAGGACCAGGCTGGCGAGATGGACGGCATGA
- a CDS encoding PucR family transcriptional regulator gives MRSRTDAEVRELLRTSAAGLLERLPELADELVKRGRESDEAYRMTVPFEDHWKSTHEGLRVGITAILQPRHERRDVAYAQTVGRRRAEFGLPLDSLMRSYRLAAQVTWNGVIDIIGDQGQERLPALLRSATHVWHAIDRQAVAAADAYRRRENELLGRTNQRVNAMLDALLEGRADPAVAGVAAGALGLPEHGRYAVVTTRLPAQPDRVHRPDEIGGLRFLWRMRPDLEMAVVHLGDRELDDLVAAITPVVFASAGVSPVVESLADLGTARRLAEVAMRTCSGTGPEIARLDQRLPAALVVCQPELAGHLAGGVLGPIIASSDGGVLLATLEAWLRCEGSAVRAAAELYCHRNTVFNRVRRIEQLTGRSLARPLDVVELSLALDAVRLLPGT, from the coding sequence ATGAGGTCCAGGACGGACGCCGAGGTCCGGGAACTGCTGCGGACCTCCGCCGCAGGCCTGCTGGAACGGCTGCCCGAGCTCGCCGACGAGCTGGTGAAGCGCGGCAGGGAAAGCGACGAGGCCTACCGCATGACGGTCCCCTTCGAGGACCACTGGAAGAGCACCCACGAGGGGCTGCGCGTCGGCATCACCGCGATCCTGCAGCCCCGGCACGAACGGCGCGACGTCGCGTACGCCCAGACGGTCGGGCGCAGGCGGGCCGAGTTCGGGCTGCCGCTCGACTCGCTCATGCGCAGCTACCGCCTGGCCGCGCAGGTCACCTGGAACGGCGTCATCGACATCATCGGCGACCAGGGCCAGGAACGGCTGCCCGCCCTGCTGCGCAGCGCCACCCACGTCTGGCACGCCATCGACCGCCAGGCCGTGGCTGCGGCCGACGCCTACCGCCGCCGGGAGAACGAGCTGCTCGGCCGGACCAACCAGCGTGTCAACGCCATGCTCGACGCCCTCCTGGAGGGCCGCGCCGACCCGGCCGTGGCGGGCGTGGCGGCGGGCGCCCTCGGCCTGCCGGAGCACGGCCGCTATGCGGTCGTCACAACGCGGCTGCCCGCGCAGCCCGACCGCGTGCACCGCCCCGACGAGATCGGCGGGCTGCGGTTCCTGTGGCGCATGCGCCCTGACCTGGAGATGGCGGTGGTGCACCTCGGCGACCGGGAGCTGGACGACCTGGTGGCGGCGATCACGCCGGTCGTCTTCGCGAGCGCCGGCGTCAGCCCGGTGGTGGAGAGCCTCGCCGACCTCGGCACGGCCCGCCGCCTGGCGGAGGTGGCCATGCGCACCTGCTCGGGGACCGGGCCGGAGATCGCGCGGCTGGATCAGCGGCTGCCCGCCGCCCTGGTGGTCTGCCAGCCGGAGCTGGCCGGTCACCTCGCGGGCGGCGTCCTCGGCCCGATCATCGCCTCGTCCGACGGCGGCGTGCTGCTCGCGACGCTGGAGGCGTGGCTGCGCTGCGAGGGGTCGGCCGTCCGGGCGGCGGCCGAACTCTACTGCCACCGCAACACCGTCTTCAACCGCGTGCGCCGCATCGAGCAGCTCACCGGCCGGTCGCTGGCCCGCCCCCTGGACGTCGTCGAGCTGTCCCTCGCCCTCGACGCCGTCCGTCTCCTCCCCGGCACCTGA
- a CDS encoding ANTAR domain-containing response regulator, with translation MSTQRRVVIAEDEALIRLDLKEMLEEDGYAVVGEAGDGETAVKLAVELRPDLVILDVKMPVLDGISAAERIVSERIAPCLILTAFSQRDLVERARDAGAMAYLVKPFTKGDLVPAIEMAVSRHEEIAALEKEVSTLSERLETRKLVERAKGLLMAQHGWTEPQAFRWIQKASMDRRMSMRQVAQIVVSGNGGEAQPPA, from the coding sequence GTGAGTACGCAGCGGCGAGTGGTGATCGCGGAAGACGAGGCGCTGATCCGCCTCGACCTGAAGGAGATGCTCGAAGAGGACGGTTACGCCGTGGTCGGCGAGGCCGGCGACGGTGAGACGGCGGTGAAACTCGCCGTGGAGCTCCGCCCTGACCTGGTGATCCTCGACGTGAAGATGCCCGTGCTGGACGGGATCTCCGCGGCCGAGCGCATCGTCTCGGAACGCATCGCGCCGTGCCTCATTCTCACCGCGTTCTCGCAGCGCGACCTGGTCGAGCGGGCCAGGGACGCGGGCGCGATGGCCTACCTGGTCAAGCCGTTCACGAAGGGCGACCTGGTTCCGGCCATCGAGATGGCGGTGAGCAGGCACGAGGAGATCGCCGCGCTGGAGAAGGAGGTCTCCACGCTGTCGGAGCGGCTGGAGACCAGGAAGCTCGTGGAGCGGGCCAAGGGCCTGCTCATGGCCCAGCACGGGTGGACGGAGCCGCAGGCCTTCCGGTGGATCCAGAAGGCGTCCATGGACCGGCGGATGAGCATGCGCCAGGTGGCCCAGATCGTGGTCAGCGGGAACGGCGGCGAGGCCCAGCCGCCCGCCTGA
- a CDS encoding ABC transporter substrate-binding protein — protein MIRIAPLGRALAVAAAASLALTACGGGEDSAAPASSAPAAESSAPAAATAQGDGVLTVGTLLPQTGSLAFLGPPEFAGVGLAVKEINDAGGVLGKPVTQIDTDSGDTSTNIASQSVDKLLQQKADVVIGAASSSVSLSVIDKITGAGVVQISPANTSDQFTTYNDKGLYFRTAPPDVLQGRVLGDLILADGNDTVGILALQDAYGTGLADNVQKAVEGGGGQVVEKVIYDPKAADYSADVAKIKEANPKAVALIGFDETKKIIPELVKQGLTAKKVKYYFVDGNLSNYGTGKDGFPKGTLDGAKGTQPGAQVSDDFKAKLLSVDPNLKDFNYGPESYDATILTALAAVAAKSDAPADIAAHLQEVSTGGEKCKDFKSCNDLLAAGKDIDYDGASGPIEFNEAGDPAEATIGIYEYGPDNTNKNIAFNTGKIAG, from the coding sequence ATGATCCGCATTGCCCCCCTCGGGCGGGCGCTGGCCGTCGCCGCGGCCGCCAGCCTCGCGCTGACGGCCTGTGGCGGTGGTGAGGACAGCGCCGCGCCGGCTTCCTCGGCGCCGGCTGCCGAGTCCTCGGCGCCCGCTGCCGCCACCGCCCAGGGCGATGGCGTTCTCACCGTCGGCACGTTGCTGCCGCAGACCGGCTCGCTCGCCTTCCTCGGCCCGCCGGAGTTCGCGGGTGTCGGGCTGGCGGTCAAGGAGATCAACGACGCCGGTGGTGTTCTCGGCAAGCCGGTGACGCAGATCGACACGGACTCGGGCGACACCTCGACCAACATTGCGTCCCAGTCTGTCGACAAGTTGCTGCAGCAGAAGGCCGACGTGGTCATCGGCGCCGCCTCGTCCTCGGTGTCGCTGTCGGTCATCGACAAGATCACCGGTGCGGGCGTCGTCCAGATCTCGCCGGCGAACACCTCGGACCAGTTCACGACCTACAACGACAAGGGTCTGTACTTCCGTACGGCTCCGCCGGACGTGCTGCAGGGCCGTGTCCTCGGCGACCTGATCCTCGCCGACGGCAACGACACGGTCGGCATCCTGGCCCTCCAGGACGCGTACGGCACCGGCCTCGCCGACAACGTGCAGAAGGCGGTCGAGGGCGGCGGCGGCCAGGTCGTGGAGAAGGTCATCTACGACCCGAAGGCGGCCGACTACTCGGCGGACGTCGCCAAGATCAAGGAAGCCAACCCGAAGGCCGTGGCGCTGATCGGCTTCGACGAGACCAAGAAGATCATTCCTGAGCTCGTCAAGCAGGGCCTGACCGCCAAGAAGGTGAAGTACTACTTCGTCGACGGCAACCTGTCCAACTACGGCACGGGCAAGGACGGCTTCCCCAAGGGCACGCTCGACGGCGCCAAGGGCACCCAGCCGGGCGCTCAGGTCTCGGACGACTTCAAGGCCAAGCTGCTGAGCGTCGACCCGAACCTCAAGGACTTCAACTACGGTCCCGAGTCGTATGACGCGACCATCCTGACCGCGCTCGCGGCGGTCGCCGCCAAGAGCGACGCGCCCGCGGACATCGCGGCCCACCTGCAGGAGGTCTCCACCGGCGGCGAGAAGTGCAAGGACTTCAAGTCCTGCAACGACCTGCTGGCGGCGGGCAAGGACATCGACTACGACGGCGCGTCCGGCCCGATCGAGTTCAACGAGGCCGGTGACCCGGCCGAGGCGACGATCGGCATCTACGAGTACGGCCCCGACAACACCAACAAGAACATCGCCTTCAACACCGGCAAGATCGCCGGCTGA
- a CDS encoding ABC transporter ATP-binding protein, translating into MTAPTPENPAEPDRDAAAGEAGEPTPVTAAEEDDAAVSRAAVVDRSDHLAGAENALLRADELYAGYIPGVNILNGADLYVKKGELIGIIGPNGAGKSTLLKTLFGLVPVRSGTVTLNGEDITSLKAHSLVARGVGYVPQTNNVFPSLTIEENLEMGAFQVPGKFKERFEFVCEIFPALRERRKQRAGSLSGGERQMVAMGRALMTEPSVLLLDEPSAGLSPKLQDLVFIQAQQINKAGVTVIMVEQNARRCLQICHRGYVLDQGRNAYMASGRDLINDPKVIQLYLGTLAKA; encoded by the coding sequence ATGACCGCCCCCACTCCGGAAAACCCCGCGGAGCCGGACCGCGACGCCGCGGCGGGCGAGGCCGGCGAGCCCACGCCGGTCACGGCCGCGGAGGAGGACGACGCGGCCGTCTCGCGTGCGGCCGTCGTCGACCGCTCCGACCACCTCGCCGGAGCCGAGAACGCGCTGCTGCGGGCCGACGAGCTGTACGCCGGCTACATCCCCGGCGTCAACATCCTCAACGGCGCCGACCTGTACGTGAAGAAGGGCGAGCTGATCGGCATCATCGGCCCGAACGGCGCCGGCAAGTCGACCCTGCTGAAGACCCTCTTCGGGCTCGTGCCAGTGCGCAGCGGCACGGTCACCCTGAACGGCGAGGACATCACCAGCCTCAAGGCCCACTCGCTGGTGGCCCGCGGGGTCGGCTACGTCCCGCAGACGAACAACGTCTTCCCCAGCCTCACCATCGAGGAGAACCTGGAGATGGGCGCCTTCCAGGTGCCCGGCAAGTTCAAGGAGCGCTTCGAGTTCGTCTGCGAGATCTTCCCCGCCCTCCGGGAGCGCCGCAAGCAGCGGGCCGGCTCGCTGTCCGGCGGTGAGCGGCAGATGGTCGCCATGGGCCGGGCGCTCATGACCGAGCCGTCGGTGCTGCTGCTGGACGAGCCGTCCGCGGGTCTGTCGCCCAAGCTGCAGGACCTGGTCTTCATCCAGGCCCAGCAGATCAACAAGGCCGGTGTCACCGTGATCATGGTGGAGCAGAACGCGCGGCGCTGCCTGCAGATCTGCCACCGTGGCTACGTGCTCGACCAGGGCCGCAACGCCTACATGGCCAGCGGCCGCGACCTGATCAACGACCCGAAGGTCATCCAGCTCTACCTGGGCACGCTCGCCAAGGCCTGA
- a CDS encoding ABC transporter ATP-binding protein, whose protein sequence is MHADTTQSRKAAAVAAFAGLDREPGVPKPDPILVVDKVVRRFGGLTAVDVDHVEVQRGSITALIGPNGAGKTTFFNQLTGFDSADEGSWTFNGKQLKGMPAHRVARAGMVRTFQLTKALSKLTVMENMRLGAQNQLGENFFRALIPGSWRRQEDEITERAEELLERFKLAAKRDDFAGSLSGGQRKLLEMARALMVGPELVMLDEPMAGVNPALTQSLLGHVKDLREEGMTVLFVEHDMDMVRDISDWVIVMAQGAVIAEGPPDTIMSDPRVVDAYLGAHHDAPMSAEEFEEQLQEAEAELESEIEEKA, encoded by the coding sequence ATGCACGCTGACACCACCCAGAGCAGGAAAGCGGCGGCGGTGGCCGCCTTCGCGGGCCTCGACCGCGAGCCCGGCGTGCCCAAGCCCGACCCCATCCTCGTCGTCGACAAGGTCGTACGCCGGTTCGGCGGACTCACCGCCGTCGACGTCGACCACGTCGAGGTCCAGCGCGGGTCGATCACCGCGCTGATCGGGCCGAACGGCGCGGGCAAGACCACGTTCTTCAACCAGCTCACCGGCTTCGACAGCGCCGACGAGGGGTCCTGGACCTTCAACGGCAAGCAGCTCAAGGGCATGCCCGCCCACCGGGTGGCCCGTGCGGGCATGGTCCGCACGTTCCAGCTCACCAAGGCCCTGTCGAAGCTCACCGTGATGGAGAACATGCGGCTCGGCGCGCAGAACCAGCTCGGCGAGAACTTCTTCCGCGCGCTGATCCCGGGCAGCTGGCGCCGCCAGGAGGACGAGATCACCGAGCGCGCCGAGGAACTGCTCGAGCGCTTCAAGCTCGCCGCCAAGCGCGACGACTTCGCCGGCTCGCTGTCGGGCGGCCAGCGCAAGCTGCTGGAGATGGCCCGGGCCCTGATGGTCGGCCCCGAGCTGGTGATGCTCGACGAGCCCATGGCGGGCGTGAACCCGGCCCTGACCCAGTCGCTCCTCGGGCACGTGAAGGACCTCCGTGAGGAGGGCATGACCGTGCTCTTCGTGGAGCACGACATGGACATGGTGCGCGACATCAGCGACTGGGTGATCGTGATGGCCCAGGGCGCGGTGATCGCGGAGGGGCCGCCGGACACCATCATGTCGGACCCGCGCGTGGTCGACGCCTACCTGGGCGCCCACCACGACGCGCCGATGTCCGCCGAGGAGTTCGAGGAGCAGCTGCAGGAGGCCGAGGCCGAGCTGGAGTCCGAGATCGAGGAGAAGGCATGA
- a CDS encoding branched-chain amino acid ABC transporter permease yields MDWNTIFVTTVKASIGLETVVYALAAIGVNIQFGYAGLLNFGQAAFLGVAAYGMAVTVATFHLPFWLGILIGLAATIVLAFLLGIPTLRLRADYLAIVTIAAAEIVRLVFRSVQFSSVFGGSDGRQNFSGDFFAMNPYSPGTYGIGPISFNERVTWVLTVGWVLIAIACGLVYLLMKSPWGRVLKAIREDEDAVRSLGKNVFSYKMQALVLGGVIGCFGGFLFALGQASVQPDLFSTEFTFYAYTIVILGGAARVFSPVVGAAIFWVLLVFVGNTLSEAVSAGLLPSLFTVNNIGAVRFMLVGLGLMLLLIFRPQGIFGDKREIALDAR; encoded by the coding sequence GTGGACTGGAACACCATTTTCGTCACCACGGTCAAGGCCTCGATCGGCCTGGAGACCGTCGTCTACGCGCTCGCCGCGATCGGCGTCAACATCCAGTTCGGCTACGCCGGGCTGCTCAACTTCGGCCAGGCGGCCTTCCTCGGCGTCGCCGCGTACGGCATGGCCGTCACCGTGGCCACCTTCCACCTGCCGTTCTGGCTCGGCATCCTGATCGGCCTGGCGGCCACCATCGTGCTGGCCTTCCTGCTGGGCATCCCCACCCTGCGGCTGCGCGCCGACTATCTCGCCATCGTCACCATCGCGGCGGCCGAGATCGTCCGGCTCGTCTTCAGATCGGTCCAGTTCAGCAGCGTCTTCGGCGGCTCGGACGGCCGGCAGAACTTCTCCGGCGACTTCTTCGCGATGAACCCCTACTCCCCCGGCACGTACGGCATCGGCCCGATCAGCTTCAACGAGCGGGTGACGTGGGTGCTGACCGTCGGCTGGGTGCTCATCGCGATCGCCTGCGGGCTGGTCTACCTGCTCATGAAGAGCCCGTGGGGCCGCGTGCTCAAGGCCATCCGCGAGGACGAGGACGCCGTGCGCAGCCTCGGCAAGAACGTCTTCTCCTACAAGATGCAGGCGCTCGTGCTCGGCGGCGTGATCGGCTGCTTCGGCGGCTTCCTGTTCGCGCTCGGCCAGGCGTCGGTGCAGCCCGACCTGTTCAGCACGGAGTTCACCTTCTACGCGTACACGATCGTGATCCTCGGCGGCGCGGCCCGCGTCTTCAGCCCCGTCGTCGGCGCCGCGATCTTCTGGGTGCTGCTGGTCTTCGTCGGCAACACCCTCAGCGAGGCCGTGAGCGCCGGGCTGCTGCCCTCGTTGTTCACCGTGAACAACATCGGCGCGGTCCGCTTCATGCTGGTCGGCCTCGGCCTGATGCTCCTGCTCATCTTCCGGCCACAGGGCATCTTCGGTGACAAGAGGGAGATCGCGCTCGATGCACGCTGA
- a CDS encoding branched-chain amino acid ABC transporter permease, whose translation MNGVKISVAGEDGKPVGDATTGADGKWEVPVPQAGTYKVTLDESTLPQGVALKFKDRATLNVQVYEGSERNVLFALAPAGQPGEAAAESSSGASSFWDRVAQLTFEGFNLGLIIALAAMGLSLVFGTTGLTNFAHGELLTFGAMCAYFFNVVLGIPLVLAAVISVVIGGAFGYTQDRFFWGVLRKRGSSLVAMMIISIGLALFLRYVFLFFFGGEGAPYADYNAQPGIQVGPISAAPKNFIAMGIELAVLVIVGLALLKTRIGKAARAVADNPALAASSGINVDGVIRIIWTVGGAIASLAGVMLGLSQNVSYQMGFQILLLVFAGVTLGGLGTAFGALVGSIVVGLFIQLSTVVVPTELKTVGALLVLILVMLFRPQGILGRRERIG comes from the coding sequence GTGAACGGCGTGAAGATCAGCGTGGCAGGCGAAGACGGCAAACCCGTCGGAGACGCCACCACAGGTGCGGACGGCAAGTGGGAGGTGCCGGTCCCCCAGGCGGGCACATATAAGGTCACACTCGACGAGTCGACCCTCCCGCAGGGGGTCGCGCTGAAGTTCAAGGACCGGGCCACCCTGAACGTCCAGGTCTATGAGGGAAGCGAGCGCAACGTCCTGTTCGCCCTCGCCCCCGCGGGCCAGCCGGGCGAGGCCGCCGCGGAGTCCTCGTCGGGCGCCTCCTCCTTCTGGGACCGGGTCGCGCAGCTCACCTTCGAGGGCTTCAACCTCGGGCTCATCATCGCCCTGGCGGCCATGGGCCTGTCCCTGGTGTTCGGCACCACCGGGCTCACCAACTTCGCCCACGGCGAGTTGCTCACGTTCGGCGCGATGTGCGCCTACTTCTTCAACGTCGTCCTGGGAATCCCGCTCGTCCTGGCCGCGGTGATCTCCGTGGTGATCGGCGGAGCCTTCGGATACACCCAGGACCGGTTCTTCTGGGGAGTGCTGCGCAAGCGCGGCAGCAGCCTGGTCGCGATGATGATCATCTCGATCGGCCTGGCACTGTTCCTCCGCTACGTCTTCCTGTTCTTCTTCGGCGGCGAGGGCGCTCCGTACGCGGACTACAACGCCCAGCCGGGCATCCAGGTGGGCCCGATCTCCGCCGCGCCGAAGAACTTCATCGCGATGGGCATCGAGCTCGCGGTGCTCGTGATCGTCGGGCTCGCGCTCCTCAAGACCCGCATCGGCAAGGCGGCCAGGGCCGTCGCCGACAACCCCGCGCTGGCGGCCTCCTCCGGCATCAACGTCGACGGCGTCATCCGGATCATCTGGACCGTCGGCGGCGCCATCGCGTCGCTCGCGGGCGTGATGCTCGGCCTGTCGCAGAACGTCAGCTACCAGATGGGCTTCCAGATCCTGCTGCTCGTCTTCGCGGGAGTCACCCTCGGCGGCCTCGGCACCGCCTTCGGCGCCCTCGTCGGCTCCATCGTCGTCGGTCTGTTCATCCAGCTGTCCACCGTCGTGGTGCCGACCGAGCTGAAGACCGTCGGCGCGCTGCTGGTGCTCATCCTCGTCATGCTCTTCCGGCCGCAGGGCATTCTCGGCCGGCGCGAGCGCATCGGCTGA
- a CDS encoding PaaI family thioesterase produces MNAPGDHLHRRMGLEILEASAERVVGRMPVKGNTQPYGLLHGGASCVLAETLGSTGAALHAGPGRIAVGIEINATHHRSATSGHVTAVATRVHGGRTLATYVIEITDDEGRAVCTARLTCMLKDAS; encoded by the coding sequence ATGAACGCGCCCGGGGACCACCTGCACCGGCGGATGGGGCTCGAGATCCTGGAGGCCAGCGCCGAGCGGGTGGTCGGCCGGATGCCCGTCAAGGGCAACACGCAGCCGTACGGGCTGCTGCACGGCGGCGCGTCCTGTGTGCTTGCCGAGACCCTCGGCTCGACCGGCGCCGCCCTGCACGCGGGCCCGGGCAGGATCGCCGTCGGCATCGAGATCAACGCCACCCACCACCGCTCCGCCACCTCGGGACACGTCACCGCCGTGGCCACCCGTGTGCACGGCGGGCGCACGCTCGCGACGTACGTCATCGAGATCACCGACGACGAGGGCCGGGCGGTGTGCACGGCCCGTCTGACCTGCATGCTCAAGGACGCCTCCTGA